The nucleotide window ATAAACATGGCGTCAGCGATCTGAATGGCCCGAAAGAAGATTTGTCCAGGATTTTCGAGCGCAGGCAGGATGAAATATTTTTCAAGTAATGACATCAGCGCATCACCAAACCCAGCCTCCTTTGCACACCCGGCTCTTTTAATTTCAGGATCGGTCTTTATGCCCAGCATCAACTGGCGTGCGGCAATATCCTGGCTATAAAAATCGCATGCCGCCTTGGTATAGCTTCTCACAAGATCCTCCCAGGTTCCGGGACTCGGAAGATCCAGCGGTGAATTTATCATTTCGTCAGCAATCGAGGCCGCCAGATCTTTGAACAGTTCACGGATATCTGGGTAAAAATGATAGGTTGAGCTTGTGGCGATTCCCGCATGTTCTGCTACGGAAGGGAGGGTTATTTGCCCCATGTCTCTTTCGTTCAGGAGCTCCCTCGCTGCCTGGAGCAGTGCCAGTCTTCGTTCTCTACCGCGGGCCTGGGTATGTTTTCGCTTTGTTGTGTTTTCCAATGAAATGGACTCACTCATATGCTGTTCCAATGGGCTTTTATTGTTCGTATTACACTCGTTGTTACACTTATACCAGAATATATTCCAATTTAATACTGGAATCGATTCCATGAACGGGGAGTCTTGTTTCAGGTAGGGATGAAGGCTCGGTTCCTTTTAAGGTATGTATATAATTGTTTTTATTGCGATATTTTTGTGGTGAATAATCGACTTGACTAAATTTAAAAATTATAAATATACTCGAATAAATTACAAAAATAGAGGAGACGCATATGATTTTTCCAAAAGCAGGAGCTGTTTCGCTCACCGGTATGATTCTGGCTTCTTCCGCGCTGTTTCCAGTCAGTACGGTTGTTGCTCAGGGGATGGAGTTTGAAGAAATTGTTGTTCGCGCTCAAAAACGTGATCAATCCCTTCAGGATGTTCCCGTCGCCGTAACGGCCTTCCAGGCTTCTGAACTGGAAGCCTTTGATTTTTCCGATCCGGGGGATATCGCGGCCCAAACGCCCAACCTGCAGGTTTCGGGCGCTTATCAACAGGCCAAACCGGTTTTCGCCATGCGGGGCATCAGCTTTAAAAGCTTCAATGCCACGGACAGCCAGGCTGTCGGGGTTTACAGTGACGAGGTCTATATTTCCTCCCGCTCCGGCCAGTTGTTCCAGATGTTCGACCTGGAACGGGTTGAGGTCCTTCGCGGCCCGCAGGGTACTCTGTTTGGCAAGAACACCACCGGCGGAGCCATCAGCTTTTTCGCCAAACGTCCGGGCGACGAATTCGCGGTGGATGGTTCGGTCACCTACGGGCGCTTCAATCAGTTTGATATAGAGGCTGGAGTAAGTGTGCCGGTTGTTAAAGACAAACTCGCGGCGCGGCTATCATTTGTTTCAAACGACCGCGATGGCTATACGCTCAATGAGTACACAGGCGACAAGGTAAATAACCGGAATAACTGGGCGGCTCGGGCCCTTGTGGTATTTACGCCCGGGGAAGGGCAGGAATGGGTGCTGAATGTTCATGGCGGCAATAGCCGGGCAAGCAGCTCCTATTACCATAGTGTGGGTCTTGCCGGTGGAGAAGATTACTTCGGCTACTCCGAAAATCCCGACTTCCAGACTTTGTCTTCGGATATTGATGCGCTGGAAAAAATTGAAAACCTTGGTGTGTCTTTAAATGGCACCATCGATTTTGACGGCTTCTCTCTCACCAGCATTTCAGCATATGAAAAGACAGATTACTGGACCAACGAAGATTCTGATGCGAGTCCCAACGCGATTATTGATGTGATTTTCTCGGACTATTCCGAGCAATTCAGTCAGGAAGTAAGGCTTACCTCCACCACGGACGGACCGCTGAACTGGATTGTCGGGGCTTATTATTTCACTGAAGACCTGGAGGCGCATAATGATTTCAACTTCACGCTGTTTGATGGCGTAAGTTATCAGGACTATGCGCAGGATACAGAAAATTTCGCAGTATTCGGTCAGGCGGGTTATGAGATTTCCGAACGGCTGCGGGCCACAGTTGGCGCGCGCTGGACATACGAAAAGAAAACCATCGATTTTGATGTGCTTGATCGATGGGTCTACACCATAAGCGGTGATCTGGAGACTCTGGTCAGCAGCGACATTCTGGACGCCAATGCCGAAGCCGGGATCGGTCCATCCAGAGACAATAACTGGGACGCCTTTACATGGCGGCTGGGTCTTGATTATGACCTGACCGATAATGTGCTGGTCTACGGCAGCTATAACCGCGGTTTCAAAAGCGGCGGATATAACGGTATTGTCTTCAATGATGGCGAATTCAGTGTTGTTGATCCGGAATTTGTCAATGCCTATGAAATCGGCTTCAAGTCTACGTTCCTGGATCGAAAACTGGTGCTGAATGTCGCGGCGTTTTACAATGAGTTCTCTGATCTTCAGTTGTTTAACTTTACAGAGGGACCGGGCGGTATTCCGGTTACCAGGATTGTCAACGCAGCGTCGGCCGAAGCTTACGGCGCCGAGATTGAAGTGACCGCTCGTCCAGTAGAAGGTCTTAAGATACAGCTTGGGCTTGGACTGGTGGACACCAAGCTAAAGGATGTGACTGCGGACGGTCTTGATGGTTTTGAAGGGAACGAGCTTGCGCTTGCGCCGAACATAAACCTCAGTGGCGTGGTGGATTATCGTCTTGAGCTGGGCGGGAATGCAGGCACAATCATACCCAGGTTCGAGTTCAACTATGTTGATGATCAATATTTCGATGCCTCAAATGATCCGCTCAACTTCCAGCCTGGTTACTGGGTGCTGAATGCGGCGTTGAGCTATGAGGATGCGGATGAACGCTACTCGCTGTCAGTCTGGGTAAAGAACCTGGCGGATGAGGAATATCTGACAGAATCATTACCGTTTGCCGACTTTGGTTTGTACGAGCAGAAGCATAGTGAGCCCAGAACCTATGGTGTGACGTTCAGGTTCCGGTACTAATCTCTCTTGAACTACAGCCTAGGCAAAAAGGCATGGGACGGTTTCCAACCGTCTCTTCCCGGAAACCGGTTTCCATGTCTTTTTGCCGCCTTTCCGGCCCCTAATGCAGGATAGACACATGAGCAAAAACTCAACATCACTGTCAGACCGGCAAAAGCGCAACTGGGGCGATATTACGCGCCGGGATTTTGTCGGTGGCACCCTTCTTGGAACCGGCGCTGCACTTCTTTCGGCCAACGCCCCGGGATTGCTTTCCGGTGTCGCGCGTGCTCAGACGCCTGGACTGACCATGACCGACATCGGTGATGACTGGACAGGTCCAGGCGGAATTGGCGATTACGCCGGCAAAAACGGCAACACAGCAGAGGTGGTGCGGGCAGCGCATGGCGCGATCCGGAATCACTCCTATGATCAAGCCATAGCGGGTGCCAGTGATACCAATGAAGAATATGATCTGATTATCGTCGGGTGCGGCATTGCCGGTTTGACAGCGGCATATATTACGCGCCGGGACAAGCCCGATGCAAAAATTTTGATGCTGGACCAGCACGCCATTTTCGGAGGCGAGGCCAAGCAGAATGAATTTGAGGTGGACGGCTATCGTCTGACTGGGCCCCAGGGGTCCACCGGAATTGTGGTGCCTTATGACCGGGCGAAGGCTGCCAATTTTATCAGTCCGCTCACCGATGAGATCGGCTTGCCGCAACAATATGAATTTCAAAAGGTACAGGGGCTGAAGAAGGATATTCTTGTGCCTGAGGACGCCTATAGCCCGATGCACGTGGCGTGGGAACGCTCCGACACCGGGTTCTATTATCCGGGTCACGGGTGGTCCAAGAATCCTTGGCGTACCGGGTTCAAGGATACGCCGCTTACAGAATCTCAGCGCAATGCTCTGATGAAACTGGAGCTTTACCGCAATCCACCCAAACGGGACGACTGGATGCAGTGGCTGGACAGTATTACTTATAAACAATTCATCGAACAGGAAGTCGGGATTACCGGGACTGATCTTGATGTTGTCACAGACTACCTGAATCCGCAAATGGCCGCTATGGGATGCGGGCTTGGCGCTGATGCAGTTTCCGCACTCTCGGCGTTTAATTTTACGCAACCGGGCGTGAATGGTTACTGGCGCTATCTTGATGGAGGGTCCGATCCGACGGATGACATCTATCTGGCGTCTTTCCCGGGCGGGAATGCGATTATCGCCCGCAAACTTTTGAAGAAAACCATGCCTGATGTGTTCGAGGGCGAGGACAATGTGGTTGACGTTTACCGTAGCAGGGTAAACTGGGCGGCGCTTGACAAGCCGAGGGCTGACGTACGCATGCGACTTTCCAGCACGGTGATCGGTATCCAGCATGATGGTGATCTGTCACGTGCAAAATCCGCTACCGTTACCTATGTAAAAGGCGGTAAGGTTTTCAGGACCAAGGCCAAAGCGGTCATTGCCGCCGGGCAGCAGCATGCGAACCGTCATATCTGCAGGGACATGCCGGAAGATGTGAATTGGGCGATGAAGCAATTCCATCATGCGCCTATGCTGGTCGCCAATGTGGCGGTCCGGAACTGGAAGTTTCTGGAAAAGCTGGGCGTGGCGTCGGCGCGATGGTTTGACGGCTTCGGCTGGTGGGCAAGTCTGCGCCGCAACCTTGTCCTTGGCGGCGAGGAAACGCAGCCGCTGGACCCGTCAAAGCCTTTTGTATTCACTCTCTACAATTCCTTCTGTCTTCCCGGCATGCCACATGATGAACAATGCACGGCGGCGCGTATGAGCCTCTTTGCAATGTCTTACAGTGACATAGAAATGCAGATCCGGGACCAGTTTACGGAAATGTTCGGGGACTACGGGTTTAATGCTGACCGGGATATCGCCGGTATCATCACCAACAGACAGGGGCACGCTTATCTGGTCGATCCACCGGGCTTCTTCTTCGGCAAGGACGGCAAGCCGTCGCCTCTCGAGGTACTCAAGAAACGTTACGGCCGGGTGGCATTTGCACATGCCGAACTATCCGGCGCCCAGATGTGGGAAACCGCTGCAGCCGAAGGCGAGCGGGCCGCTAATCAGATTTTGGAGATTTTGTAATGAAAAAGATTGTAACTTATGTATGTGTCGCTCTGTTTGGCGCTGTCGCCCTGTCCGGGTCGCTTCAGGCTGGAACGGACAAAGAACTAAAAGCGTTTGAGGCGGCAATCAAGGAAAAATACGACCTGAAGGTCAAGGCCTTTGCGGAAAATGACGCCGACACAATTGCTGACAAATTTTACAGCGAAGACGTTGTGTCCGTGGATCCGTCTGGAAAGGTAACCCTGGGGCGCGAGGCTCTCCGAAAGGAATATGAGCATATTGTGCCGACAGCCACGGTTTCCATAGAATCTGTGCACACTTTCGTTGATGGAGACGCGGGGTGGGACTGGGCGAATTTCCATGTAACGCCCACCGATCCCAATGAAAAGCCCTTCACTTTTATCATTCTTTTCTTGTGGGCCAAGGAAAACGGAGAGTGGATTTGCAAGGGCGACCAATATGTGGTCGGCGAACTCTGACTGAAACTCGAGCGGCCGATA belongs to Emcibacter sp. and includes:
- a CDS encoding TetR/AcrR family transcriptional regulator, producing MSESISLENTTKRKHTQARGRERRLALLQAARELLNERDMGQITLPSVAEHAGIATSSTYHFYPDIRELFKDLAASIADEMINSPLDLPSPGTWEDLVRSYTKAACDFYSQDIAARQLMLGIKTDPEIKRAGCAKEAGFGDALMSLLEKYFILPALENPGQIFFRAIQIADAMFMISVEENDRLTEEYVEEACRAKVAYLELYLPKYLPRKNHLDLS
- a CDS encoding TonB-dependent receptor translates to MIFPKAGAVSLTGMILASSALFPVSTVVAQGMEFEEIVVRAQKRDQSLQDVPVAVTAFQASELEAFDFSDPGDIAAQTPNLQVSGAYQQAKPVFAMRGISFKSFNATDSQAVGVYSDEVYISSRSGQLFQMFDLERVEVLRGPQGTLFGKNTTGGAISFFAKRPGDEFAVDGSVTYGRFNQFDIEAGVSVPVVKDKLAARLSFVSNDRDGYTLNEYTGDKVNNRNNWAARALVVFTPGEGQEWVLNVHGGNSRASSSYYHSVGLAGGEDYFGYSENPDFQTLSSDIDALEKIENLGVSLNGTIDFDGFSLTSISAYEKTDYWTNEDSDASPNAIIDVIFSDYSEQFSQEVRLTSTTDGPLNWIVGAYYFTEDLEAHNDFNFTLFDGVSYQDYAQDTENFAVFGQAGYEISERLRATVGARWTYEKKTIDFDVLDRWVYTISGDLETLVSSDILDANAEAGIGPSRDNNWDAFTWRLGLDYDLTDNVLVYGSYNRGFKSGGYNGIVFNDGEFSVVDPEFVNAYEIGFKSTFLDRKLVLNVAAFYNEFSDLQLFNFTEGPGGIPVTRIVNAASAEAYGAEIEVTARPVEGLKIQLGLGLVDTKLKDVTADGLDGFEGNELALAPNINLSGVVDYRLELGGNAGTIIPRFEFNYVDDQYFDASNDPLNFQPGYWVLNAALSYEDADERYSLSVWVKNLADEEYLTESLPFADFGLYEQKHSEPRTYGVTFRFRY
- a CDS encoding NAD(P)-binding protein, whose protein sequence is MSKNSTSLSDRQKRNWGDITRRDFVGGTLLGTGAALLSANAPGLLSGVARAQTPGLTMTDIGDDWTGPGGIGDYAGKNGNTAEVVRAAHGAIRNHSYDQAIAGASDTNEEYDLIIVGCGIAGLTAAYITRRDKPDAKILMLDQHAIFGGEAKQNEFEVDGYRLTGPQGSTGIVVPYDRAKAANFISPLTDEIGLPQQYEFQKVQGLKKDILVPEDAYSPMHVAWERSDTGFYYPGHGWSKNPWRTGFKDTPLTESQRNALMKLELYRNPPKRDDWMQWLDSITYKQFIEQEVGITGTDLDVVTDYLNPQMAAMGCGLGADAVSALSAFNFTQPGVNGYWRYLDGGSDPTDDIYLASFPGGNAIIARKLLKKTMPDVFEGEDNVVDVYRSRVNWAALDKPRADVRMRLSSTVIGIQHDGDLSRAKSATVTYVKGGKVFRTKAKAVIAAGQQHANRHICRDMPEDVNWAMKQFHHAPMLVANVAVRNWKFLEKLGVASARWFDGFGWWASLRRNLVLGGEETQPLDPSKPFVFTLYNSFCLPGMPHDEQCTAARMSLFAMSYSDIEMQIRDQFTEMFGDYGFNADRDIAGIITNRQGHAYLVDPPGFFFGKDGKPSPLEVLKKRYGRVAFAHAELSGAQMWETAAAEGERAANQILEIL
- a CDS encoding nuclear transport factor 2 family protein codes for the protein MKKIVTYVCVALFGAVALSGSLQAGTDKELKAFEAAIKEKYDLKVKAFAENDADTIADKFYSEDVVSVDPSGKVTLGREALRKEYEHIVPTATVSIESVHTFVDGDAGWDWANFHVTPTDPNEKPFTFIILFLWAKENGEWICKGDQYVVGEL